A region of the Deltaproteobacteria bacterium HGW-Deltaproteobacteria-6 genome:
CGGTTTCGACCGGAAGATTTGGCCGAATAGAGAGCCTCGTCGGCGCACTTGATCAGGAGCTCCGGCGTTCCCGCCTCGGAAGGAATAGTTGCGGCAACCCCCAGGCTTAAGGTGACACATGGGGCGACGCTGGATTTTTTGTGCTCCATGCCCAGATTTTCCACGGCCTGGCGGATTTTTTCAGCGACCCGCAAGGCGCCTTTTTCATCTGTTGCGGGCAGGATGACGGCAAATTCCTCGCCGCCATACCGCGCGACGCAGTCTCCGCCGCGCCGCACGGTTTCACTTAAGGCCCCGGCAACGGATTTCAGACAATCATCCCCTCCCTGATGGCCATAGGTATCATTATAGAGCTTGAAAAAATCCACATCGCTCATAATCAGAGACAGCGGTTCTTTTGTTCTTCGCAGGCGGTTCCACTCCCGTTCCATGGTCTGGTCGAACGAGCGGCGGTTTGCCACCTGAGTCAGGCCGTCACTGGTTGCGAGGCGCTTGAGCCGCTCGTTGGCCTCTTTCAATGTGTTTTCGGCATATTTCCGATCCGTAATATCCTTGAAGCGGGCCACCATGCCGATCACCGCACCGTCAATTCCCCGGAAGGGTGTCGCCGCAAAGATAAAAGGCACCTGCACGCCATCGTGTCGCGCAACCTCGATATCCAGTTCAATTTGGGCTTGGCCATGCAACAGTTTTGTCAGGGTGCATTTCGGTGTGCCGCACCAGTCACAAGGCATCAGTTCGTAGCATTTTTTTCCCACCGCGTCGCTTTCGCTGATATTGAGAAACGACAGCAGGGTTGCATTAATTCTTTTAATGGTGAAGTCCTGATAGACCAGGTACATGCCGTCGATGGACGTATTGATGATTTGGTTCAGTTCGACATTGGCGATTTCGGCTTTCATGGCCATGACATTCGCCCGCTCGATCGCATTTTCAAGATCGGTTCTGATTTGTTCCTGATCGAGTTTCGCTTTTTGCAATTCTTCCGAAACCCGCTGATATTCGGAAAAAAGATTTTCGGCATTTCCATCAGGAGATACCTGCTCCTGCGCCATTATCTTTTTTTCCATAGTGTCCTATTCCCTGGCGGAACAATTTTTTTAAAATGCCTGTTGAATGCACCTTATCACAGTCATTAGAGAAATTAAACTCTCATGACGATTAAATCCTTATGGCATTCTGAAAAAAACCCAAAAGGCCGAGTATGTCTCTAATCACGAAAAGCTTCCGCTTCTTTGTCTTCCGGCAACAGTTCAAACGTGGCTTTGACTTCCCTGGGAATCGAACGCATCGTGCCTTTCTGTGCATCCACAAAGACCCAGTCCGTCTCTCCTTCGGCAAGCAGGGCTTTATCCGACGGGCGGATGATCCGGTATTTGCGCAGCGACAGCACCCGGCGAAAGTTTACGACCCAGGTCATCACAACAATCCGGTCTCCGGCAAACGCCGGTTTTAAATATTCAATTTTATGCATGCGCACCACCCAGGTCGCGCCCGCGGCATTGGTGGCCTGTGTGCAACCGGCTGCTTCGGAGTGCTGCATTGCCGCGTCCTGCATCCAGCGCAGGTATTCTACATTGTTGACATGCCCGTTTTGATCCTCTGCTTCTTTCAGCACGGTTAATTCATAGCGATAGATTTGCGGCATAAGACCTCTTAATTATTAATATACAAAAGTAAATATGACAGCGAATTCATTTTTTCCCGAATGTGTCCTTGAGTGCGCGAAGTATAGAGGGAAGGGATGGGTGTGTCAATAAAATTGATGGCGATATCCGCTGCCCGCTTCTCTTAATCACACGGAATAATACTTATAATGTCTTGCCGTGTTTTGAGCGGGCAAACGAACCTTTACAGGAAGAATAACGCGACTCCGCATAAACTGATGATGGTGCCCAGAATTTCGCGGACCGTTATTTTATGTTTTAAAATAATCATGCTCGGCGGAATGATGAATATGGGCACCAGCGCCATGATGGTTGAAGCAATGCCGGTAGACGTATGCTGAATCGCCAGCAGGGAGAAAGACACGCCCAGAAAGGGACCGAAAAATGAACCGATCGCTATCGGCATCATCGCCTTTTTGTCGCTCAGGGCGAATTTGACGGATGCCCATTTGCGAAGGATGGTAATGATCAATGTAAAACCGACGATGCCCGCAATAATCCGAATCTGCGTGGCGGCAAACGGACTGTATTGCTGCATGCCGTATTTGCTGAAAACGATGCCCAGCGCCTGGCCCATTGCTCCGCCCAAGGCGAGCAGCAAACCCAGGACGGGTTTGCTGACGGTTATCATCCCATTCCCGCCGCCCGGTCTGAATATGGCCGTAATGATGCCTGCCAGAGTCATGACCATCCCAACCAGAGATAATGCGCTCAGGCGCTCATCGAGCAGAATCCATCCGAACACCGCGGCCATCGGGGGCGCCAGTGTCATGATCAGCATGGCCAGCCAGGAACCGATCACGGTAAATGATTTAAATAGCAGGAAATCACCAATGACGAAACCGATCAGGCCGGATATTGCCAACCAGACCCAATTGTGCAGTGAGGCATCCGTGGGCAAAAGCAAGCCCCTGCTGATCCAATTCATGATGGAAAGAAAAGCAAAACCGATGACCAGGCGGATAATATTTACGGGAAGTGAGCCAACCTTT
Encoded here:
- a CDS encoding diguanylate cyclase; the protein is MEKKIMAQEQVSPDGNAENLFSEYQRVSEELQKAKLDQEQIRTDLENAIERANVMAMKAEIANVELNQIINTSIDGMYLVYQDFTIKRINATLLSFLNISESDAVGKKCYELMPCDWCGTPKCTLTKLLHGQAQIELDIEVARHDGVQVPFIFAATPFRGIDGAVIGMVARFKDITDRKYAENTLKEANERLKRLATSDGLTQVANRRSFDQTMEREWNRLRRTKEPLSLIMSDVDFFKLYNDTYGHQGGDDCLKSVAGALSETVRRGGDCVARYGGEEFAVILPATDEKGALRVAEKIRQAVENLGMEHKKSSVAPCVTLSLGVAATIPSEAGTPELLIKCADEALYSAKSSGRNRVVVRECREIAAEKN
- a CDS encoding acyl-CoA thioesterase, whose amino-acid sequence is MPQIYRYELTVLKEAEDQNGHVNNVEYLRWMQDAAMQHSEAAGCTQATNAAGATWVVRMHKIEYLKPAFAGDRIVVMTWVVNFRRVLSLRKYRIIRPSDKALLAEGETDWVFVDAQKGTMRSIPREVKATFELLPEDKEAEAFRD
- a CDS encoding EamA family transporter — its product is MMQNHYGELAALLVAFFWSVTALSFEAASKKVGSLPVNIIRLVIGFAFLSIMNWISRGLLLPTDASLHNWVWLAISGLIGFVIGDFLLFKSFTVIGSWLAMLIMTLAPPMAAVFGWILLDERLSALSLVGMVMTLAGIITAIFRPGGGNGMITVSKPVLGLLLALGGAMGQALGIVFSKYGMQQYSPFAATQIRIIAGIVGFTLIITILRKWASVKFALSDKKAMMPIAIGSFFGPFLGVSFSLLAIQHTSTGIASTIMALVPIFIIPPSMIILKHKITVREILGTIISLCGVALFFL